The Agrobacterium larrymoorei sequence GCGCTCAATATTCTCGAAGGCCGCATCACGAGCATTGCGCTTGCTGATGGCATGGCGCTGGTGCAGGTGGAATGCAACGGCACCCTCATCCAATCGCGGCTAACAAGCCTTTCCATCGAGCGGCTGTCGCTCAAAGCCGGAAGCCCGGTCTTCGCCATCGTCAAATCGGCGGCACTTGATCCCTATTGAGTGGGGCCTATCGAGAGGGCACATCCTGCGTCTTGCGATCGTCGGCTGCCCGGTTGGCTTCCAGCCAATCGAGATCGGCCTGCAGCGTCTCGCGCATCCGCGCTTCCATGCCGCGAAAGCGCAGCAGAAGCTCTTCGCCAAACGGCGTCAGCCCCGCGCCGCCGCCCTGCTTGCCGCCGCGCTGCGATTCGATCACCGGCTCTTGGAACATGTGGTTCAGCGCATCCACCAGCAGCCAGGCGCGGCGATAGGACATGTCCATGGCGCGTCCGGCCGCAGAAATAGAGCCGGTGGCGAC is a genomic window containing:
- a CDS encoding winged helix-turn-helix domain-containing protein — translated: MSDTPSRPPLKPVLRVDFPPNERLGRGKIELMEHIVATGSISAAGRAMDMSYRRAWLLVDALNHMFQEPVIESQRGGKQGGGAGLTPFGEELLLRFRGMEARMRETLQADLDWLEANRAADDRKTQDVPSR